The Oceanispirochaeta sp. genome includes a region encoding these proteins:
- a CDS encoding DUF2779 domain-containing protein, whose translation MHLSKSLYIRGLQCTKSLWFKIHQPELLSDVNPASTRKEQGKDVGKLAWQLFPDGIEIPYTTPEEQITLTQAYQDTGAATLFEATFEYDDVQIMVDIFQIDNGLVDVFEVKSTTGVKKTHLDDLSIQYYVLSGLGFNIKSANIINLNNDYVREEELDINQLFLINDVTKQIKKLQSLIPETVTNQKDILHGSEPVVSIGAYCTNPYPCEARKHCWQHIPSPSVFDIAGLTMEKKMAFYNQGIVEFHQITDYKDLNPGQMIQVSGETIIDKEAISQFLSDITYPISHLDFEAFQHAIPEWVGVKPYSQIPFQYSLHIEYEDGRLEHKEFLAPPGEDPRLLLVENLIQDIAGEGSVLVYNMSFEKGILKNLAAQYPQYAETLNKIKERIVDLIIPFINKSYYTPAMGGKYSIKKVLPALIPEMENAYKDLDLVHDGLGAMTAYSQMDADDSETRTALLKYCELDTLAMVEILKVLRNVEIFLYCRFEPLAIKFH comes from the coding sequence ATGCATCTTTCAAAATCCCTCTATATCAGAGGCCTCCAATGCACAAAATCTCTCTGGTTTAAAATCCACCAGCCGGAATTACTATCAGATGTTAATCCAGCATCTACTCGGAAGGAACAGGGAAAAGATGTTGGGAAATTAGCCTGGCAACTCTTCCCGGATGGAATTGAAATTCCTTACACCACTCCCGAAGAACAAATTACCCTCACACAAGCCTACCAGGATACTGGAGCAGCAACTCTTTTTGAAGCCACTTTCGAGTATGATGATGTTCAGATTATGGTAGACATATTCCAGATTGATAATGGCTTGGTCGATGTCTTTGAAGTGAAGAGCACCACCGGAGTTAAGAAGACTCATTTGGATGACCTCTCCATCCAATATTACGTTCTCTCCGGGCTGGGGTTTAATATTAAATCTGCCAACATCATCAACCTTAACAATGACTATGTCAGAGAAGAGGAATTGGATATCAATCAGCTCTTCCTCATAAATGATGTCACCAAACAAATCAAGAAACTACAGTCCTTAATCCCTGAAACAGTAACAAATCAAAAAGATATTTTACACGGCTCAGAACCGGTTGTATCTATCGGAGCTTACTGCACCAATCCATATCCATGTGAAGCCAGGAAGCATTGCTGGCAGCACATCCCCTCCCCTTCAGTCTTTGACATTGCTGGTTTGACCATGGAAAAGAAGATGGCATTCTATAATCAGGGCATTGTTGAGTTCCACCAAATTACAGATTATAAAGACTTAAATCCAGGACAGATGATTCAGGTGAGTGGTGAGACAATTATTGATAAAGAGGCGATATCTCAATTCCTATCGGACATCACCTACCCCATATCACACCTGGATTTTGAAGCCTTCCAACATGCCATCCCGGAATGGGTTGGAGTTAAACCATACTCACAAATCCCCTTCCAGTATTCCCTGCATATTGAATATGAGGATGGAAGGTTGGAACATAAGGAGTTTTTGGCTCCCCCTGGTGAAGATCCCCGGCTACTTCTGGTAGAGAATCTGATTCAAGATATTGCAGGAGAAGGCTCTGTCCTGGTCTACAACATGTCATTTGAGAAAGGGATTTTGAAGAATCTGGCGGCTCAATATCCTCAATATGCTGAAACTCTGAATAAGATTAAGGAGAGGATTGTAGATTTAATCATCCCCTTCATAAACAAGTCCTATTACACTCCAGCTATGGGTGGGAAATACTCAATTAAGAAAGTATTGCCTGCACTTATTCCTGAAATGGAAAACGCCTATAAGGATTTGGACTTGGTCCATGATGGATTGGGGGCTATGACTGCCTACTCTCAAATGGATGCAGATGATTCAGAGACAAGGACTGCTCTCTTGAAATACTGTGAGCTTGATACTCTGGCTATGGTAGAGATATTGAAGGTCCTGAGGAATGTGGAAATTTTTCTATATTGCCGGTTTGAGCCTCTTGCCATAAAGTTCCATTGA
- a CDS encoding AraC family transcriptional regulator, translating into MVSTGETFIEYLTSVRISKAKLLLLNNNMKCADITFEVGYNDPHYFSYIFKKNTGISPGGFRASHQTSN; encoded by the coding sequence ATTGTCAGTACGGGTGAGACTTTCATCGAGTATCTGACTTCAGTCCGGATAAGCAAAGCCAAACTGCTTCTTTTAAACAATAATATGAAGTGTGCTGATATCACATTCGAAGTCGGATACAACGATCCTCATTATTTCAGTTATATCTTCAAGAAGAATACTGGAATATCACCCGGGGGATTTAGAGCGTCCCATCAGACCTCGAATTGA
- a CDS encoding ABC transporter permease: MMRMLKAKFSHLFLPVSVMVLLIIINLIKGADYFSISVVNGALYGNIPNILFGASELVILTIGMTLVTAASQGQDISVGVASTITSAVFVMFVLKAGGDVTLFTIAGAFLLSCVAGLLVGAFNGVLVSIFNVQPMVATLILFTGGRSIAFMIDGKLSPILANDISNQIGTVIPGVPIQTPIILTVVFIAIIAVVLKTTNLRLYVESVGINPSAARLNGINPKKIIFLTFLIMGICTAVAGFIAVNKAGRHDSVNLLKLIMMDAILAVAIGGNSLVGGKFSITGSIIGAYTIEVLNRTLLRLEVLSETIPAFKAVFIMILMVVASPVVRAYAGKTIDRVRTWGLFKSVPVSSTLETKKVE; encoded by the coding sequence ATGATGCGTATGTTGAAAGCTAAATTCTCTCATCTGTTCCTACCTGTATCGGTCATGGTTCTACTCATTATCATTAACCTGATAAAAGGGGCTGATTATTTCAGTATCTCCGTGGTAAACGGAGCACTTTACGGGAACATACCGAATATCCTGTTCGGCGCCTCTGAGCTGGTTATTCTGACAATAGGCATGACTCTGGTTACTGCTGCCTCACAAGGACAGGACATCAGCGTCGGTGTGGCTTCCACCATTACTTCTGCCGTGTTTGTCATGTTCGTCCTGAAAGCCGGCGGCGATGTCACATTGTTCACAATAGCCGGGGCTTTTCTCCTTAGCTGTGTAGCCGGATTATTGGTCGGAGCATTCAACGGAGTCCTGGTTTCGATATTCAATGTTCAGCCGATGGTTGCGACTCTCATTTTGTTTACCGGAGGCCGGTCCATCGCTTTTATGATTGATGGTAAATTATCCCCCATACTGGCGAACGATATTTCGAATCAAATCGGCACGGTAATCCCGGGAGTGCCAATACAGACTCCCATAATACTGACGGTTGTCTTCATTGCGATCATCGCTGTAGTGCTCAAAACTACAAACCTCAGGCTCTATGTGGAGTCTGTAGGAATCAATCCCAGTGCTGCCCGTCTGAACGGTATAAATCCGAAAAAGATTATTTTCCTGACATTTTTGATTATGGGAATCTGTACAGCGGTCGCGGGTTTCATTGCAGTCAACAAAGCGGGACGCCACGACAGCGTTAATCTGCTCAAGCTAATAATGATGGACGCGATTCTCGCTGTGGCAATAGGCGGTAACTCACTGGTCGGAGGAAAATTCAGCATCACCGGTTCTATTATCGGAGCGTACACAATAGAGGTATTAAACAGAACGTTGCTCAGACTGGAGGTTTTATCCGAGACGATTCCGGCCTTCAAGGCAGTTTTCATCATGATCCTCATGGTCGTTGCATCACCTGTAGTCAGAGCTTATGCCGGGAAAACCATAGACAGGGTCAGGACCTGGGGACTTTTTAAAAGCGTTCCCGTGAGCAGCACTCTTGAAACGAAGAAGGTGGAGTAG
- a CDS encoding sugar ABC transporter permease YjfF — MKSHNKAKFKTRLSNSNLLFVIASGIFVLMYLSAIISFPGSFLQFQTFFDMFSLNAPLIIMTLGLCIVMIGGGIDISIGSVCGLVTMACAVLLESKMGSIWGALLLSVSIGTAFGLLQGYLIAYLEIQPFIITLSGLFLGKGLLTTLHKNPINVTMPEFVSLRDFDIVVPWLGRVNRLGIFIPLEIKPGVIVVVVLVAFFAAFMKWSRFGRNVYAIGGNENSARMLGINVKKTKFITYLICGITAGISGFVFIMTTGAGNIGNAVGFEMKAIASAIIGGTLLNGGVGNLLGAPIGTLTLLIINELIRAGGVQSNYQAIISGLLLYLFIVLQSVVMSMRDKKKLKIALPAWLMGKEKAVN; from the coding sequence ATGAAATCTCACAACAAAGCAAAATTCAAAACAAGACTATCGAATTCCAATCTTCTGTTTGTCATTGCCTCAGGAATATTTGTACTCATGTATTTATCTGCCATTATAAGTTTCCCAGGCAGTTTCTTGCAGTTCCAGACATTCTTTGACATGTTCAGCCTGAATGCTCCGCTTATCATCATGACCCTTGGCCTATGCATTGTTATGATCGGAGGCGGCATCGATATTTCCATAGGTTCAGTGTGTGGTCTGGTAACTATGGCCTGTGCTGTATTGCTTGAATCCAAAATGGGCAGTATTTGGGGTGCCCTGCTCCTTTCAGTCAGCATTGGAACAGCATTTGGTCTCCTGCAGGGGTATCTTATTGCCTATCTTGAAATACAGCCATTTATCATAACACTGTCAGGATTGTTCCTGGGAAAGGGGCTGCTGACAACCCTCCACAAAAATCCAATCAATGTAACCATGCCTGAATTTGTTTCCCTGCGGGATTTTGATATAGTGGTTCCCTGGCTTGGACGGGTAAACAGACTGGGCATTTTTATCCCATTAGAGATTAAACCAGGTGTTATAGTTGTGGTTGTCCTTGTTGCCTTTTTTGCCGCCTTTATGAAATGGTCGCGTTTCGGACGCAATGTCTATGCTATCGGCGGCAACGAGAATAGCGCCAGGATGCTCGGTATCAACGTTAAAAAGACGAAATTCATCACATACCTGATATGCGGGATCACAGCCGGTATCTCAGGTTTTGTGTTCATCATGACAACAGGAGCCGGCAATATCGGAAATGCAGTAGGGTTCGAAATGAAAGCCATAGCCTCGGCTATAATAGGCGGAACTCTGCTCAACGGTGGTGTGGGCAACCTGCTTGGTGCGCCAATAGGCACACTGACCCTTTTAATTATCAACGAACTGATCAGGGCGGGAGGTGTCCAATCAAATTATCAGGCGATAATAAGCGGACTTTTGCTGTATCTCTTTATTGTCCTGCAAAGCGTTGTTATGTCTATGCGTGACAAAAAGAAACTAAAAATAGCACTGCCGGCCTGGCTGATGGGCAAGGAAAAGGCCGTAAACTAA